The Lactuca sativa cultivar Salinas chromosome 2, Lsat_Salinas_v11, whole genome shotgun sequence genome includes a window with the following:
- the LOC128125927 gene encoding F-box protein CPR1-like: protein MIMLWNPSIRKSIAIAVPEPGMSNKMDETVFGFGVCPVTHDPKIIMIQQFAPLHEKPSKINDPREVMLYTLSSGKWTSLSPASSNVLSKSIRVQWYGQVIDRFIYWSGLHLKALNSRLIRWNCNLILSFDMTDHTFQVIDLPDSLAKHPPSKISIFKLRESLVIFQSNEKEKQCHDVVWMMENNGVEKSFTKVFAIIAPEYGSSIRAMGLRNNGTLIMQVKKDYRCEESEIVVYEPKTQHLNALKIDGVRSFSTVNSYKETLVLLGSE from the coding sequence ATGATTATGCTTTGGAATCCTTCAATCAGAAAATCGATCGCCATTGCTGTGCCTGAGCCAGGTATGTCTAATAAGATGGATGAAACAGTTTTTGGTTTTGGTGTTTGTCCTGTTACTCATGATCCTAAGATCATCATGATTCAACAATTTGCTCCCTTACATGAAAAACCCAGCAAAATCAACGACCCTCGTGAAGTTATGCTTTACACATTGAGTTCTGGGAAGTGGACAAGTCTATCTCCTGCTTCTAGCAATGTGCTGAGTAAATCGATCCGAGTTCAATGGTATGGGCAAGTTATCGATAGGTTTATATATTGGTCTGGTTTGCATCTGAAGGCTTTAAACAGTAGGCTGATTAGATGGAATTGTAATCtgattctttcatttgatatGACTGATCATACTTTTCAAGTGATAGATCTCCCAGATAGTTTGGCGAAACACCCTCCTTCTAAGATCTCCATTTTTAAGCTAAGGGAATCTCTTGTCATATTTCAAAGCAATGAAAAGGAAAAACAGTGTCATGATGTTGTATGGATGATGGAGAATAATGGTGTTGAAAAATCGTTTACAAAGGTATTCGCCATTATTGCACCTGAATATGGGTCGTCTATTAGGGCAATGGGACTCAGGAACAATGGAACGCTTATAATGCAAGTGAAAAAAGATTATCGTTGTGAAGAAAGTGAAATTGTTGTATATGAGCCCAAAACACAACACTTGAATGCTCTTAAGATTGATGGAGTAAGGAGTTTCTCCACTGTGAATTCGTACAAGGAAACACTAGTTTTGCTTGGTAGTgaataa